A genomic window from Aquila chrysaetos chrysaetos chromosome 9, bAquChr1.4, whole genome shotgun sequence includes:
- the SUDS3 gene encoding sin3 histone deacetylase corepressor complex component SDS3 isoform X2, whose protein sequence is MSAAGLVSATPPAPAPPGAPATAMPPGPEYYEEEELESAEEEDGERSARARDSDEDTEDASETDLAKHEEEDFVEMKEQMYQDKLASLKRQLQQLQEGTLQEYQKRMKKLDQQYKERIRNAELFLQLETDQVEKNYVKEKKAAAKEFEDKKIELKENLIAELEEKKKMIENEKLTMELTGDSMEVKPIMTRKLRRRPNDPVPIPDKRRKPAPAQLNYLLTDEQIMEDLRTLNKLKSPKRPASPSSPEHLPATPAESPAQRFEARIEDGKLYYDKRWYHKSQAIYLESKENTKISCVISSVGANEIWVRKTSDSTKMRIYLGQLQRGVFVIRRRSAA, encoded by the exons ATGAGCGCGGCCGGGTTGGTGTCTGCCacgccgccggcccccgctcCGCCTGGGGCTCCCGCCACCGCCATGCCCCCCGGTCCCGAGTACTACGAGGAGGAGGAGTTGGAGAGCGCCGAGGAGGAGGACGGCGAGCGGAGCGCTCGGGCCCGCGACTCCGATGAGG ACACTGAGGATGCCAGTGAAACTGACCTGGCAAAACATGAGGAAGAGGACTTTgtagaaatgaaagaaca GATGTATCAGGACAAACTGGCATCTCTTAAGAGGCAGTTACAACAATTGCAGGAAG GTACTCTTCAGGAATatcagaaaagaatgaaaaagttgGACCAGCAGTACAAAGAAAGGATACGAAATGCAG aACTGTTCCTCCAGCTGGAA ACCGatcaggtggaaaaaaattacgtcaaggaaaagaaggcagcagcaaaggagtTTGAAGATAAGAAAATTGAGCTTAAGGAAAATTTGATTGCAGAGttggaagagaagaagaagatgATTGAGAATGAAAAGCTAACCATGGAATTAACAGGAG ATTCAATGGAAGTGAAGCCTATTATGACAAGGAAACTGAGGCGACGACCAAATGATCCAGTTCCTATCCCAGACAAGAGGAGGAAACCTGCCCCTG CTCAGCTAAATTATTTGTTGACTGATGAGCAAATAATGGAGGACCTGAGAACGCTGAATAAG CTTAAATCACCCAAGAGACCAG cctctccctcctctcctgaaCACCTCCCAGCTACACCAGCAGAGTCTCCAGCACAGCGGTTTGAAGCCCGGATAGAAGATGGAAAACTCTACTATGATAAGAGATG gtaCCACAAGAGCCAGGCTATTTACCTGGAGTCTAAAGAGAACACTAAGATCAGCTGTGTGATCAGTTCTGTGGGTGCCAATGAG aTCTGGGTGAGGAAAACCAGTGACAGCACAAAGATGAGAATCTATCTGGGACAGCTGCAGCGAGGTGTTTTTGTGATTCGTCGACGATCAGCTGCATGA
- the SUDS3 gene encoding sin3 histone deacetylase corepressor complex component SDS3 isoform X1, translated as MSAAGLVSATPPAPAPPGAPATAMPPGPEYYEEEELESAEEEDGERSARARDSDEVLTSHSLPHLDTEDASETDLAKHEEEDFVEMKEQMYQDKLASLKRQLQQLQEGTLQEYQKRMKKLDQQYKERIRNAELFLQLETDQVEKNYVKEKKAAAKEFEDKKIELKENLIAELEEKKKMIENEKLTMELTGDSMEVKPIMTRKLRRRPNDPVPIPDKRRKPAPAQLNYLLTDEQIMEDLRTLNKLKSPKRPASPSSPEHLPATPAESPAQRFEARIEDGKLYYDKRWYHKSQAIYLESKENTKISCVISSVGANEIWVRKTSDSTKMRIYLGQLQRGVFVIRRRSAA; from the exons ATGAGCGCGGCCGGGTTGGTGTCTGCCacgccgccggcccccgctcCGCCTGGGGCTCCCGCCACCGCCATGCCCCCCGGTCCCGAGTACTACGAGGAGGAGGAGTTGGAGAGCGCCGAGGAGGAGGACGGCGAGCGGAGCGCTCGGGCCCGCGACTCCGATGAGG TTTTAACAAGTCATTCTTTACCTCATTTAGACACTGAGGATGCCAGTGAAACTGACCTGGCAAAACATGAGGAAGAGGACTTTgtagaaatgaaagaaca GATGTATCAGGACAAACTGGCATCTCTTAAGAGGCAGTTACAACAATTGCAGGAAG GTACTCTTCAGGAATatcagaaaagaatgaaaaagttgGACCAGCAGTACAAAGAAAGGATACGAAATGCAG aACTGTTCCTCCAGCTGGAA ACCGatcaggtggaaaaaaattacgtcaaggaaaagaaggcagcagcaaaggagtTTGAAGATAAGAAAATTGAGCTTAAGGAAAATTTGATTGCAGAGttggaagagaagaagaagatgATTGAGAATGAAAAGCTAACCATGGAATTAACAGGAG ATTCAATGGAAGTGAAGCCTATTATGACAAGGAAACTGAGGCGACGACCAAATGATCCAGTTCCTATCCCAGACAAGAGGAGGAAACCTGCCCCTG CTCAGCTAAATTATTTGTTGACTGATGAGCAAATAATGGAGGACCTGAGAACGCTGAATAAG CTTAAATCACCCAAGAGACCAG cctctccctcctctcctgaaCACCTCCCAGCTACACCAGCAGAGTCTCCAGCACAGCGGTTTGAAGCCCGGATAGAAGATGGAAAACTCTACTATGATAAGAGATG gtaCCACAAGAGCCAGGCTATTTACCTGGAGTCTAAAGAGAACACTAAGATCAGCTGTGTGATCAGTTCTGTGGGTGCCAATGAG aTCTGGGTGAGGAAAACCAGTGACAGCACAAAGATGAGAATCTATCTGGGACAGCTGCAGCGAGGTGTTTTTGTGATTCGTCGACGATCAGCTGCATGA